One stretch of Cervus canadensis isolate Bull #8, Minnesota chromosome 5, ASM1932006v1, whole genome shotgun sequence DNA includes these proteins:
- the SFTPB gene encoding pulmonary surfactant-associated protein B isoform X2 — translation MAKSHLLPWLLLLATLCGPGTAAGTTYSLACAQGPEFWCQSLEQALQCRALGHCLQEVWGHVEADDLCQECEDISRILTKMAKEAIFQDTVRKFLEQECDVLPLKLLVPQCRHLLDTYFPLIVDHFQSRMNPKFICQHVGLCKPRHPEPGQGPEPWGRLQDMLVLPLLPEAPQVKPGPQTQDLSEQRFPIPLPICWLCRTLIKRIQAVIPKGVLAMTVAQVCHVVPLLVGGICQCLAERYAVILLDTLLGRMLPQLVCGAVLRCSSEDSAGPALPALGSLPGEWLPQDSECQLCVFVTTQAGNSSEQAMPQAMRQACLGTWLDKQKCERFVEEHAPRLQTLVSSGWDAHRACQALGTCATPFSPLQCFYSPHF, via the exons ATGGCCAAGTCACACCTGCTgccatggctgctgctgctggccacACTCTGTGGTCCAGGCACTG CTGCTGGGACCACCTACTCCCTGGCCTGTGCCCAGGGCCCCGAGTTCTGGTGCCAAAGTCTGGAGCAAGCATTGCAGTGCAGAGCCCTAGGGCACTGCCTGCAGGAAGTCTGGGGACACGTGGAAGCC GATGACCTGTGCCAGGAATGTGAGGACATCTCCCGCATCCTCACCAAGATGGCCAAGGAGGCCATTTTCCAG GACACAGTGCGCAAATTCCTGGAGCAGGAGTGCGATGTCCTTCCGCTGAAACTCCTGGTGCCCCAGTGTCGTCACCTGCTGGACACCTACTTCCCTCTGATCGTTGACCACTTCCAGAGCCGGATG AACCCGAAGTTCATCTGTCAGCACGTGGGCCTATGCAAGCCCAGACACCCAGAGCCGGGGCAGGGGCCAGAGCCATGGGGCCGTCTGCAGGACATGCTAGTTCTCCCCCTGCTGCCAGAGGCCCCCCAGGTCAAGCCTGGGCCTCAGACACAG GACCTCTCCGAGCAGCGgttccccatccccctccccatctgctGGCTCTGCCGGACTCTGATCAAACGGATCCAGGCTGTGATTCCCAAG ggtgtACTGGCCATGACTGTGGCCCAGGTGTGCCACGTGGTACCCCTGCTGGTGGGCGGCATCTGCCAGTGTCTGGCTGAGCGCTACGCTGTCATCCTCCTGGACACGCTGCTAGGCCGCATGCTGCCCCAGCTGGTCTGCGGCGCTGTCCTCCGGTGCTCCAGCGAGGACAGTGCTGGCCCAG ccctccctgccctggggtccctgcctggagaatggcTACCACAAGACTCTGAGTGCCAGCTCTGCGTGTTTGTGACCACCCAGGCAGGGAACAGCAGTGAGCAGGCCATGCCACAGGCAATGCGCCAGGCCTGCCTGGGCACCTGGCTGGACAAGCAAAAG TGTGAGCGGTTTGTGGAGGAGCACGCGCCCCGGCTGCAGACTCTGGTGTCCAGCGGCTGGGATGCCCACAGGGCCTGCCAG GCCCTGGGGACATGTGCGACTCCGTTCAGTCCTCTCCAGTGTTTCTACAGCCCCCACTTCTGA
- the SFTPB gene encoding pulmonary surfactant-associated protein B isoform X1, translated as MAKSHLLPWLLLLATLCGPGTAAAGTTYSLACAQGPEFWCQSLEQALQCRALGHCLQEVWGHVEADDLCQECEDISRILTKMAKEAIFQDTVRKFLEQECDVLPLKLLVPQCRHLLDTYFPLIVDHFQSRMNPKFICQHVGLCKPRHPEPGQGPEPWGRLQDMLVLPLLPEAPQVKPGPQTQDLSEQRFPIPLPICWLCRTLIKRIQAVIPKGVLAMTVAQVCHVVPLLVGGICQCLAERYAVILLDTLLGRMLPQLVCGAVLRCSSEDSAGPALPALGSLPGEWLPQDSECQLCVFVTTQAGNSSEQAMPQAMRQACLGTWLDKQKCERFVEEHAPRLQTLVSSGWDAHRACQALGTCATPFSPLQCFYSPHF; from the exons ATGGCCAAGTCACACCTGCTgccatggctgctgctgctggccacACTCTGTGGTCCAGGCACTG CAGCTGCTGGGACCACCTACTCCCTGGCCTGTGCCCAGGGCCCCGAGTTCTGGTGCCAAAGTCTGGAGCAAGCATTGCAGTGCAGAGCCCTAGGGCACTGCCTGCAGGAAGTCTGGGGACACGTGGAAGCC GATGACCTGTGCCAGGAATGTGAGGACATCTCCCGCATCCTCACCAAGATGGCCAAGGAGGCCATTTTCCAG GACACAGTGCGCAAATTCCTGGAGCAGGAGTGCGATGTCCTTCCGCTGAAACTCCTGGTGCCCCAGTGTCGTCACCTGCTGGACACCTACTTCCCTCTGATCGTTGACCACTTCCAGAGCCGGATG AACCCGAAGTTCATCTGTCAGCACGTGGGCCTATGCAAGCCCAGACACCCAGAGCCGGGGCAGGGGCCAGAGCCATGGGGCCGTCTGCAGGACATGCTAGTTCTCCCCCTGCTGCCAGAGGCCCCCCAGGTCAAGCCTGGGCCTCAGACACAG GACCTCTCCGAGCAGCGgttccccatccccctccccatctgctGGCTCTGCCGGACTCTGATCAAACGGATCCAGGCTGTGATTCCCAAG ggtgtACTGGCCATGACTGTGGCCCAGGTGTGCCACGTGGTACCCCTGCTGGTGGGCGGCATCTGCCAGTGTCTGGCTGAGCGCTACGCTGTCATCCTCCTGGACACGCTGCTAGGCCGCATGCTGCCCCAGCTGGTCTGCGGCGCTGTCCTCCGGTGCTCCAGCGAGGACAGTGCTGGCCCAG ccctccctgccctggggtccctgcctggagaatggcTACCACAAGACTCTGAGTGCCAGCTCTGCGTGTTTGTGACCACCCAGGCAGGGAACAGCAGTGAGCAGGCCATGCCACAGGCAATGCGCCAGGCCTGCCTGGGCACCTGGCTGGACAAGCAAAAG TGTGAGCGGTTTGTGGAGGAGCACGCGCCCCGGCTGCAGACTCTGGTGTCCAGCGGCTGGGATGCCCACAGGGCCTGCCAG GCCCTGGGGACATGTGCGACTCCGTTCAGTCCTCTCCAGTGTTTCTACAGCCCCCACTTCTGA
- the SFTPB gene encoding pulmonary surfactant-associated protein B isoform X3: MAKSHLLPWLLLLATLCGPGTAAAGTTYSLACAQGPEFWCQSLEQALQCRALGHCLQEVWGHVEADDLCQECEDISRILTKMAKEAIFQDTVRKFLEQECDVLPLKLLVPQCRHLLDTYFPLIVDHFQSRMNPKFICQHVGLCKPRHPEPGQGPEPWGRLQDMLVLPLLPEAPQVKPGPQTQDLSEQRFPIPLPICWLCRTLIKRIQAVIPKCLAERYAVILLDTLLGRMLPQLVCGAVLRCSSEDSAGPALPALGSLPGEWLPQDSECQLCVFVTTQAGNSSEQAMPQAMRQACLGTWLDKQKCERFVEEHAPRLQTLVSSGWDAHRACQALGTCATPFSPLQCFYSPHF, encoded by the exons ATGGCCAAGTCACACCTGCTgccatggctgctgctgctggccacACTCTGTGGTCCAGGCACTG CAGCTGCTGGGACCACCTACTCCCTGGCCTGTGCCCAGGGCCCCGAGTTCTGGTGCCAAAGTCTGGAGCAAGCATTGCAGTGCAGAGCCCTAGGGCACTGCCTGCAGGAAGTCTGGGGACACGTGGAAGCC GATGACCTGTGCCAGGAATGTGAGGACATCTCCCGCATCCTCACCAAGATGGCCAAGGAGGCCATTTTCCAG GACACAGTGCGCAAATTCCTGGAGCAGGAGTGCGATGTCCTTCCGCTGAAACTCCTGGTGCCCCAGTGTCGTCACCTGCTGGACACCTACTTCCCTCTGATCGTTGACCACTTCCAGAGCCGGATG AACCCGAAGTTCATCTGTCAGCACGTGGGCCTATGCAAGCCCAGACACCCAGAGCCGGGGCAGGGGCCAGAGCCATGGGGCCGTCTGCAGGACATGCTAGTTCTCCCCCTGCTGCCAGAGGCCCCCCAGGTCAAGCCTGGGCCTCAGACACAG GACCTCTCCGAGCAGCGgttccccatccccctccccatctgctGGCTCTGCCGGACTCTGATCAAACGGATCCAGGCTGTGATTCCCAAG TGTCTGGCTGAGCGCTACGCTGTCATCCTCCTGGACACGCTGCTAGGCCGCATGCTGCCCCAGCTGGTCTGCGGCGCTGTCCTCCGGTGCTCCAGCGAGGACAGTGCTGGCCCAG ccctccctgccctggggtccctgcctggagaatggcTACCACAAGACTCTGAGTGCCAGCTCTGCGTGTTTGTGACCACCCAGGCAGGGAACAGCAGTGAGCAGGCCATGCCACAGGCAATGCGCCAGGCCTGCCTGGGCACCTGGCTGGACAAGCAAAAG TGTGAGCGGTTTGTGGAGGAGCACGCGCCCCGGCTGCAGACTCTGGTGTCCAGCGGCTGGGATGCCCACAGGGCCTGCCAG GCCCTGGGGACATGTGCGACTCCGTTCAGTCCTCTCCAGTGTTTCTACAGCCCCCACTTCTGA